The following are encoded together in the Triticum dicoccoides isolate Atlit2015 ecotype Zavitan chromosome 6B, WEW_v2.0, whole genome shotgun sequence genome:
- the LOC119321339 gene encoding receptor-like protein kinase ANXUR2, with the protein MGGAAAAIGCAAKATYLYVKKRIKKKKMGETSNGEWLPEHRSFSLSEIKAATRNFSEALVVGVGRRGKVFRGVVDGGTAVAIKRADPSPGRSAREFRAEIEALSNLRHRHLVPLLGFCSDREETILVYRYMPRGTLREHLRGESGKPVMPWWRRLDACMGAARGLHCLHAGGVVHGDVKATTVLLDENWVAKLSDFGLSNSKHATMKSDVYSLGVVLFEALMARPALPPGDQAVGLAEHGLECHRNGTLPDAVDAVIKDQVAPECLEKFAETAVECLAHEGTERPPMGDVLWNLELSMQLQLINHKRT; encoded by the coding sequence ATGGGCGGCGCCGCCGCGGCCATCGGTTGCGCGGCGAAGGCGACATACCTGTACGTCAAAAAGAGGATTAAGAAGAAGAAAATGGGGGAGACTAGCAACGGCGAGTGGCTGCCGGAGCACCGCTCCTTCTCGCTGTCCGAGATCAAGGCGGCGACCCGGAACTTCAGCGAGGCGCTGGTGGTCGGCGTGGGCAGGCGGGGGAAGGTGTTCCGCGGCGTCGTGGACGGCGGCACCGCGGTGGCCATCAAGCGGGCCGACCCGTCGCCGGGCCGGAGCGCGCGCGAGTTCCGGGCGGAGATCGAGGCGCTGTCCAACCTGCGACACCGGCACCTCGTCCCGCTCCTCGGCTTCTGCTCGGACAGGGAGGAGACCATCCTCGTGTACCGGTACATGCCGCGCGGCACGCTGCGGGAGCACCTGCGCGGCGAAAGCGGCAAGCCGGTGATGCCGTGGTGGCGCCGCCTCGACGCGTGCATGGGCGCCGCGCGGGGCCTGCACTGCCTGCACGCCGGCGGCGTCGTCCACGGCGACGTCAAGGCCACCACCGTCCTCCTCGACGAGAACTGGGTCGCCAAGCTCTCGGACTTCGGCCTCTCCAACTCCAAGCACGCCACGATGAAGTCCGACGTCTACTCCTTAGGCGTCGTGCTCTTCGAGGCGCTCATGGCGCGGCCGGCGCTGCCGCCAGGGGACCAGGCCGTCGGCCTCGCCGAACACGGGCTGGAATGCCACCGGAACGGCACCCTGCCGGACGCCGTCGACGCGGTGATCAAGGACCAGGTCGCGCCGGAATGCCTTGAGAAGTTCGCTGAGACGGCCGTGGAGTGTCTTGCGCACGAAGGCACGGAGCGGCCGCCCATGGGCGACGTGCTATGGAACCTAGAGTTGTCGATGCAGCTGCAGCTGATTAATCACAAGAGGACGTGA